The proteins below are encoded in one region of Gallus gallus isolate bGalGal1 chromosome 12, bGalGal1.mat.broiler.GRCg7b, whole genome shotgun sequence:
- the SETMAR gene encoding LOW QUALITY PROTEIN: histone-lysine N-methyltransferase SETMAR (The sequence of the model RefSeq protein was modified relative to this genomic sequence to represent the inferred CDS: deleted 1 base in 1 codon) yields MVERPRPGQPIAAGRGRGYAMAAGRDVSGGLEAVAVALWPPGESPAPFQYSPDSVPGADGAVDPTEVTFPGCPCRARSCSARSCPCLRRCAAPLFECNAMCRCGDGCENRVVQRGLQVRLEVFKTAKKGWGVRALEAIAEGTFVCEYAGEVLGFAEARRRARAQTAQDCNYIIAVREHLHSGQVMETFVDPTYVGNVGRFLNHSCEPNLVMVPVRVDSMVPKLALFAATDISAGEELCYDYSGRFRNFPLSGGEQKASEEGNVLRKPCFCGSQSCAAFLPWDGSLFPAADTHSESSA; encoded by the exons ATGGTGGAGCGGCCGCGGCCCGGGCAGCCAATCGCCGCGGGGCGAGGGCGGGGCTACGCCATGGCGGCCGGGCGAGACGTGAGCGGCGGGTTGGAGGCCGTGGCCGTGGCGCTGTGGCCGCCCGGGGAGAGCCCCGCC CCGTTCCAG TACAGCCCGGACAGCGTGCCCGGGGCGGACGGAGCCGTCGACCCCACCGAGGTGACCTTCCCGGGCTGCCCGTGCCGCGCCCGCTCCTGCAGCGCCCGCTCCTGCCCGTGTCTGCGGCGGTGCGCCGCGCCGCTCTTCGAGTGCAACGCCATGTGCCGCTGCGGGGACGGCTGTGAGAACAGGGTTGTGCAGAGGGGCCTGCAGGTCAGGCTCGAAGTGTTCAAGACGGCCAAGAAGGGGTGGGGCGTCCGCGCTCTGGAAGCCATCGCCGAGGGGACGTTTGTCTGCGAATACGCCGGGGAGGTGCTGGGCTTCGCTGAGGCGCGCAGGAGGGCCCGCGCGCAGACGGCCCAGGACTGCAACTACATCATAGCCGTGCGGGAGCACCTGCACAGCGGGCAGGTGATGGAGACCTTCGTTGACCCCACGTACGTCGGGAACGTGGGCAGGTTCCTGAACCACTCCTGTGAGCCCAACTTGGTGATGGTGCCCGTCCGGGTCGACTCCATGGTGCCTAAGCTGGCGCTTTTTGCTGCCACCGATATTTCTGCCGGAGAGGAGCTTTGTTACGATTATTCTGGGAGGTTCCGTAACTTCCCGCTAAGTGGGGGAGAGCAGAAAGcttcagaagaaggtaacgtGCTGAGAAAGCCCTGCTTCTGCGggtcccagagctgtgctgccttcctgccctgGGACGGCTCCCTGTTCCCCGCTGCAGACACGCACTCGGAGAGCTCTGCATAG